The following proteins are co-located in the Rhodoligotrophos appendicifer genome:
- a CDS encoding NADPH:quinone oxidoreductase family protein has protein sequence MRAVLCKGFGPPDTLVVETVPPAQAGPDDVVIRVRAASLNFFDTLIIENKYQFKPPLPFSPAGEVAGDVTAVGANVKDFTPGDRVMAYMGWGGAREELAVHHAKVIRIPDSVDYATASGLSVTYGTTLHALKDRARMKPGETLAILGAAGGVGQAAVEIGKQMGARVIAAASSDDKLDFCRELGADELINYERESLKDRLKELTGGNGVDVVYDPVGGDLSEQALRATSWYGRFLVIGFASGQIPKIPLNLVLLKSCDIVGVFWGAFIDRDPTGNRENMELLLEWCASGKVRPRIDRIFKLDQVADALNVLARREAKGKVVLEM, from the coding sequence ATGCGCGCAGTGCTTTGCAAGGGCTTTGGTCCGCCCGACACACTGGTAGTGGAGACTGTCCCACCAGCTCAAGCCGGGCCCGACGATGTCGTGATCCGCGTTCGCGCCGCCTCGCTGAATTTCTTCGACACGCTGATCATTGAGAACAAATACCAGTTTAAACCCCCGCTTCCCTTTTCTCCGGCGGGAGAAGTCGCAGGCGACGTCACGGCCGTGGGAGCCAATGTGAAGGACTTCACGCCTGGCGACCGCGTCATGGCCTATATGGGTTGGGGCGGGGCTCGCGAAGAGCTGGCGGTGCACCATGCGAAGGTCATCCGCATTCCCGATAGCGTCGACTACGCAACGGCATCCGGCCTCTCCGTGACATATGGGACGACCCTCCATGCGCTGAAGGATCGGGCGAGGATGAAGCCGGGTGAGACCCTGGCGATCCTGGGAGCGGCCGGTGGCGTCGGCCAGGCCGCGGTCGAGATCGGCAAGCAGATGGGCGCCCGTGTCATTGCCGCGGCCTCCTCCGACGACAAGCTCGACTTCTGTCGTGAACTGGGCGCCGACGAGCTGATCAACTATGAGCGGGAATCACTGAAGGACCGTCTCAAGGAACTGACTGGCGGCAATGGGGTCGACGTTGTCTACGATCCGGTCGGCGGCGATCTGTCGGAACAGGCTCTTCGTGCGACAAGTTGGTACGGCCGCTTCCTGGTCATAGGCTTTGCGTCCGGTCAGATCCCCAAAATCCCGCTCAATCTCGTGTTGCTGAAGAGCTGCGACATCGTCGGCGTCTTCTGGGGGGCTTTCATCGATCGTGATCCCACCGGAAACCGCGAGAACATGGAATTGCTCCTGGAGTGGTGCGCATCCGGCAAAGTGCGCCCGAGAATCGACCGCATCTTCAAG
- a CDS encoding invasion associated locus B family protein, with translation MTARGTFIVLSLAALLMIPAGSHDAEAQTQAEPKLLGDFNDWAAYMYNSGKGKVCYMVAKPSSSEPKAVKRDPIFLLVTHRTAEKVKNEVSTIIGYPFKKGEPAVVTIDNTKYEMFTNGDGGWFDSSTKDSQVLNAMKAGQRLTVVGQSWRGTETTDNYSLAGVTAASKAIDDACK, from the coding sequence ATGACTGCCCGTGGGACGTTCATCGTTCTCTCTCTCGCCGCGCTTCTGATGATTCCTGCCGGCTCCCATGATGCCGAGGCACAGACACAAGCCGAGCCCAAACTGCTTGGAGATTTCAACGACTGGGCGGCTTACATGTATAATTCCGGAAAGGGCAAGGTTTGCTACATGGTGGCGAAGCCGTCTTCTTCGGAACCCAAGGCCGTAAAGCGCGACCCCATCTTTCTCCTCGTTACCCATCGGACTGCCGAGAAGGTCAAGAACGAGGTCAGCACCATCATCGGCTATCCCTTCAAGAAGGGCGAGCCGGCGGTCGTCACCATCGACAACACCAAATATGAGATGTTCACCAATGGTGACGGCGGATGGTTTGACTCCAGCACCAAGGATTCCCAGGTTCTCAACGCGATGAAGGCCGGGCAGCGCCTGACCGTCGTCGGGCAATCCTGGCGTGGCACCGAGACGACCGACAATTACTCGCTTGCTGGTGTGACGGCTGCGTCAAAGGCCATCGACGACGCCTGCAAATAG